One window from the genome of Holophagales bacterium encodes:
- a CDS encoding amidohydrolase family protein — protein sequence MRFRIEHAQHLDPADVPRFARLPVLAMMQGIHCPSDAPFVAARLGEKRAREGAYAWRRVLDAGARIGNGTDAPVEDVDPIASFHASVTRQPAKRPAFFPEQRMTRLEALRSYTVANAYGGFEEDLKGTLTPGKLADVVVLSKDLSTIPDAEIPSTRVLATIVGGKVAFDGGL from the coding sequence CTGCGCTTCCGGATCGAGCACGCGCAGCACCTCGACCCGGCCGACGTCCCCCGCTTCGCCAGGCTCCCGGTCCTCGCGATGATGCAGGGGATCCACTGCCCGTCCGACGCCCCGTTCGTCGCCGCCCGCCTCGGCGAGAAGCGCGCGAGGGAAGGGGCCTACGCCTGGCGCCGGGTCCTCGACGCCGGGGCGCGGATCGGCAACGGGACCGACGCCCCCGTCGAGGACGTCGACCCGATCGCCTCGTTCCACGCTTCCGTGACGCGCCAGCCGGCGAAGAGGCCCGCCTTCTTTCCCGAGCAGCGGATGACGCGGCTGGAGGCCCTTCGCTCCTACACCGTCGCGAATGCGTACGGCGGATTCGAGGAGGACCTCAAGGGAACGCTGACGCCCGGCAAGCTCGCCGATGTCGTCGTCCTCTCGAAGGACCTCTCGACGATTCCGGACGCGGAGATCCCTTCGACGCGCGTCCTCGCGACGATCGTCGGCGGAAAGGTCGCGTTCGACGGGGGGCTGTAG
- a CDS encoding histidinol-phosphate aminotransferase family protein, with translation MAAAAWGSAGAEVVTADPTYPGLGLYAEALGGKVVRVPHDPAFRTDLAAMEARVGPATRLVYVCNPANPTGTVVDPAALRSFCERVSAKAVVVVDEAYRDYPDAARFASMLPLVKRGLNVVVTYTFSKLHGLAGLRVGTAMTTPALSGALRKVRMGGAPLAVSNVAVAAASASLDDTAFLESCRRRTVAGREALAAFLREEGLPTPPSETNFVFVPMPSGAPELARALEERGVRVSPRDPKLGLRVTVGTEEDMVRFRAAFREARAALASA, from the coding sequence ATGGCCGCCGCCGCCTGGGGCTCGGCCGGCGCCGAGGTCGTCACCGCCGACCCGACCTACCCGGGCCTCGGGCTCTATGCCGAGGCCCTCGGCGGAAAGGTCGTCCGCGTCCCCCACGACCCCGCGTTCCGGACCGACCTCGCCGCGATGGAGGCGCGCGTCGGGCCGGCGACGCGCCTCGTCTACGTCTGCAACCCCGCGAACCCGACGGGTACCGTCGTCGATCCCGCCGCGCTGCGCTCCTTCTGCGAGCGGGTGTCGGCGAAGGCGGTCGTCGTCGTCGACGAGGCCTACCGCGACTACCCCGACGCCGCGCGGTTCGCCTCGATGCTCCCGCTCGTGAAGAGGGGGCTGAACGTCGTCGTGACGTACACGTTCTCCAAGCTCCACGGCCTCGCAGGGCTCCGCGTCGGCACTGCGATGACGACTCCCGCACTCTCCGGCGCGCTCCGGAAGGTGCGGATGGGGGGCGCGCCGCTCGCCGTCTCCAACGTCGCCGTCGCGGCCGCGTCGGCGAGCCTCGACGACACGGCGTTCCTCGAGTCCTGCCGCCGCCGCACCGTCGCCGGGCGCGAGGCGCTCGCGGCATTCCTGCGCGAGGAGGGGCTCCCGACGCCGCCGTCGGAGACGAACTTCGTCTTCGTCCCGATGCCCTCGGGCGCCCCGGAGCTCGCGCGCGCCCTGGAGGAGCGCGGCGTCCGCGTCTCCCCGCGCGACCCGAAGCTCGGCCTGCGGGTCACCGTCGGGACGGAGGAGGATATGGTCCGCTTCCGCGCGGCGTTCCGCGAGGCGCGGGCGGCGCTCGCCTCCGCCTGA
- a CDS encoding DinB family protein yields MGAWAEAPRDPETSLLLDLLAEAFERKSWHGTNLRGSFRGMTAAEAAWRPGEGRPNAWELALHAAYWKYAVRRKLTGEKRGSFALEGSNWFRRPEGEPDEAAWKADLALLAAEHGALVAAVARKLPGLSGAARAKALHLLRGVAAHDLYHCGQVQVLKRLRPKG; encoded by the coding sequence GTGGGAGCCTGGGCCGAGGCCCCGCGCGATCCCGAGACGTCCCTCCTTCTCGACCTCCTGGCCGAGGCGTTCGAGAGGAAGTCGTGGCACGGCACGAACCTGCGCGGCTCGTTCCGCGGGATGACGGCGGCCGAGGCGGCGTGGCGCCCCGGAGAGGGGCGGCCGAACGCCTGGGAGCTGGCCCTTCACGCCGCCTACTGGAAGTACGCCGTGAGGCGGAAGCTGACCGGGGAGAAGCGAGGGTCCTTCGCCCTCGAGGGGAGCAACTGGTTCCGGCGCCCGGAGGGCGAGCCCGACGAGGCCGCGTGGAAGGCCGATCTCGCCCTCCTCGCCGCCGAGCACGGCGCGCTCGTGGCCGCCGTCGCCCGGAAGCTCCCGGGGCTCTCGGGCGCCGCCCGCGCGAAGGCGCTCCACCTCTTGCGGGGCGTGGCGGCGCACGACCTCTACCACTGCGGGCAGGTACAGGTCCTGAAGAGGCTTCGTCCGAAGGGATGA
- a CDS encoding serine/threonine protein kinase: MRPLAGEDVGRVARALRAPDLSGTRFVLLREIGRGGMGSVWEAEDPDLQRSVALKVLDLPDDSGDLAARLRLEARVLARLEHPGIVPVHDVGSLPDGRPFYAMKLVRGERLDAAAARLATLPEKLRLFLRVCEPVAFAHARGVVHRDLKPDNVMVGPFGEVLVLDWGIARVLSDAGLERSGRRGAEPAGETAQTAPPAAGTAAGSVLGTPGFMAPEQARGEDGVDHRADVFALGALLAALVGETVPASRRLAAIVARATAARPDERYPDVASPAADVTRLLDGEPVTAYRERPWERAARFAARHRVALLLVAAYLSARAAILLVTGR; the protein is encoded by the coding sequence ATGAGGCCGCTGGCGGGGGAGGACGTCGGGCGCGTCGCCCGGGCGCTTCGAGCCCCCGACCTCTCGGGGACCCGATTCGTCCTCCTCCGGGAGATCGGCCGGGGAGGGATGGGGAGCGTCTGGGAGGCCGAGGACCCCGACCTGCAGCGGAGCGTCGCCCTGAAGGTCCTCGACCTCCCCGACGATTCCGGGGATCTCGCCGCCCGCCTGCGCCTCGAGGCCCGCGTCCTGGCGCGGCTCGAGCACCCCGGGATCGTCCCGGTCCACGACGTCGGGAGCCTCCCCGACGGGCGCCCCTTCTACGCGATGAAGCTCGTTCGCGGCGAACGGCTCGACGCGGCCGCCGCGCGCCTCGCGACGCTCCCCGAGAAGCTCCGGCTCTTCCTGCGCGTCTGCGAGCCGGTCGCCTTCGCCCACGCGCGGGGTGTCGTCCACCGCGACCTCAAGCCCGACAACGTCATGGTCGGGCCGTTCGGAGAGGTCCTCGTCCTCGACTGGGGGATCGCGCGCGTGCTCTCGGATGCGGGCCTGGAGCGCTCCGGCCGCAGAGGGGCGGAGCCGGCAGGCGAGACGGCACAGACGGCCCCTCCCGCGGCGGGGACTGCCGCCGGGTCGGTCCTCGGGACGCCCGGCTTCATGGCCCCGGAGCAGGCCCGGGGCGAGGACGGGGTCGACCACCGCGCCGACGTCTTCGCCCTCGGCGCGCTGCTCGCCGCACTCGTCGGGGAGACGGTTCCCGCGAGCCGCCGCCTCGCGGCGATCGTCGCCCGGGCGACGGCCGCCCGGCCGGACGAGAGGTACCCCGACGTTGCGTCCCCCGCCGCGGACGTGACCCGCCTCCTGGACGGGGAACCGGTCACGGCCTATCGCGAGCGTCCCTGGGAGAGAGCCGCGCGGTTTGCCGCCCGGCACCGCGTGGCGCTCCTCCTCGTGGCGGCCTACCTCTCGGCGCGGGCGGCGATCCTCCTCGTGACCGGGCGTTAA
- a CDS encoding VOC family protein codes for MAGEVNPIPEGYGSVTPYLCVKGAAAAIELWKKALGAEELFRMPGPGDMVMHAEVKIGSSIVMVSDEFPDWGQLGPISRGGTTCTMMLYVEDCDAAYKRAVEAGCASTQEPKDEFWGDRFAKVTDPFGHQWAFATHVEDVSPEEMQKRMAEMMKGC; via the coding sequence ATGGCTGGAGAGGTGAACCCGATTCCCGAGGGGTATGGCAGCGTCACCCCCTACCTCTGCGTCAAGGGGGCCGCGGCGGCGATCGAGCTCTGGAAGAAGGCGCTCGGCGCCGAGGAGCTCTTCCGTATGCCGGGACCGGGCGACATGGTGATGCACGCCGAGGTGAAGATCGGCAGCTCGATCGTCATGGTGTCGGACGAGTTCCCCGACTGGGGCCAGCTCGGACCGATCTCGAGGGGCGGCACGACCTGCACGATGATGCTCTACGTCGAGGACTGCGACGCGGCGTACAAGCGGGCCGTCGAAGCCGGCTGTGCGTCGACCCAGGAACCGAAGGACGAGTTCTGGGGCGACCGCTTCGCCAAGGTCACGGACCCGTTCGGGCACCAGTGGGCGTTCGCCACCCACGTCGAGGACGTCTCCCCCGAGGAGATGCAGAAGCGGATGGCGGAGATGATGAAGGGCTGCTGA
- a CDS encoding metallophosphoesterase — MKRFVLPTLALIVSLLLASPLPAADRTVTILHVCDTHSHLDATGSRDRSLEGTVGGIAKATTVIAAARAKDPEALLLHAGDVLQGDFFFNFYLGVPELQWMAAMRFDAMAVGNHEFDPGPEYLAGILAQGFASGSVPLLSANAGNLGSSLRSSPPRSSGLRAA; from the coding sequence ATGAAACGCTTCGTCCTCCCGACCCTCGCCCTGATCGTCAGCCTCCTTCTCGCTTCTCCGCTCCCGGCCGCCGACCGCACCGTCACGATCCTCCACGTCTGCGACACGCACTCCCACCTCGACGCCACCGGCTCCCGCGACCGGAGCCTCGAAGGGACGGTCGGCGGAATTGCGAAGGCGACGACCGTCATCGCCGCGGCGCGCGCGAAGGACCCGGAGGCTCTTCTCCTCCACGCCGGGGACGTTCTCCAGGGAGACTTCTTCTTCAACTTCTATCTGGGCGTGCCCGAGCTGCAGTGGATGGCGGCGATGCGCTTCGACGCGATGGCCGTCGGCAACCACGAATTCGACCCGGGTCCCGAGTACCTCGCCGGAATCCTCGCGCAGGGATTCGCCTCGGGCTCCGTTCCGCTCCTCTCGGCGAACGCCGGGAACCTCGGGAGCTCACTCCGTTCATCTCCCCCTCGATCCTCAGGACTGCGAGCGGCGTGA
- a CDS encoding 5'-nucleotidase C-terminal domain-containing protein gives MKVGIFGLTVPDDPMSQNGSVTLDPDVVAVASRQVAALRASGAEIVVLLSHLGLSSDTAVAEGVEGIDVIVGGHDHILLEEPVEVRTPSGRNVLIVQAGPHFANVGRLRLALRGGRVHLASYDLIPVDDRVRPDPGVEALVSQLKAGIEESLGPVFSREVGVARRDLPILPRERSPWKDTPTGNLVTDAFRTAGQTDFAFTSTGFLSEGISKGPLVPADLFRVVSYGLDPETGFGFGLVTSELSAEALVMVLEIGVAGAGPEGAFFPHVSGIRFAYDSRRTPGERVSFQSIRVGDEALDPSRTYTLTTNAAVAMFLVDMLGVPLSNVAPIPGVFEYTALLGQVEGMGGIVNPRADGRVRDLAPVHGRPGIGRLSGLSR, from the coding sequence GTGAAGGTCGGCATTTTCGGGCTCACCGTCCCCGACGACCCAATGAGCCAGAACGGGTCCGTCACGCTCGACCCGGACGTCGTGGCCGTGGCGAGTCGCCAGGTGGCAGCGCTCAGGGCCTCTGGCGCCGAGATCGTCGTCCTCCTCTCTCACCTCGGCCTCTCGTCCGACACGGCCGTCGCCGAGGGGGTGGAGGGGATCGACGTGATCGTCGGCGGCCACGACCACATCCTGCTCGAGGAGCCCGTCGAGGTCCGAACGCCCTCGGGGCGCAACGTCCTGATTGTCCAGGCGGGTCCCCATTTCGCGAACGTCGGGCGCCTGCGGCTCGCTCTTCGGGGAGGAAGGGTCCACCTCGCCAGCTACGACCTCATTCCCGTCGACGATCGCGTCCGGCCCGACCCCGGGGTCGAAGCTCTCGTCTCACAGCTGAAGGCGGGAATCGAGGAGTCGCTCGGACCGGTCTTCTCGCGCGAGGTCGGGGTGGCGCGGCGCGACCTTCCGATCCTGCCCCGTGAACGGAGCCCGTGGAAGGACACGCCCACCGGGAACCTCGTGACGGACGCGTTCCGCACCGCCGGCCAGACCGATTTCGCCTTCACGAGCACCGGCTTCCTTTCGGAAGGGATCTCGAAGGGGCCCCTCGTCCCGGCCGATCTCTTCCGCGTCGTCAGCTACGGCCTCGACCCCGAGACGGGATTCGGCTTCGGTCTCGTGACGAGCGAGCTGAGCGCGGAGGCGCTCGTCATGGTGCTCGAGATCGGCGTCGCAGGCGCGGGCCCCGAGGGCGCCTTCTTCCCACACGTCTCCGGAATCCGGTTCGCCTACGACTCTCGCCGGACTCCCGGGGAGAGGGTCTCGTTCCAGAGCATCCGGGTCGGTGACGAGGCGCTCGACCCGAGCCGGACCTACACCCTCACGACGAACGCCGCGGTCGCGATGTTCCTCGTCGACATGCTCGGCGTTCCCCTGTCGAACGTGGCGCCGATCCCCGGCGTCTTCGAGTACACGGCGCTCCTGGGCCAGGTCGAGGGAATGGGCGGGATCGTAAACCCGCGAGCCGATGGGCGCGTGAGGGATCTCGCACCCGTTCACGGTCGCCCGGGGATCGGGCGTCTCTCCGGACTCTCCCGCTGA
- a CDS encoding UbiA family prenyltransferase yields MIAAASAAPVAHSGPAPTGPAARPSDLRFWAAFLVTTRPYLMPVSGAAGLVGLAIAPPESLAAGALAFAALFLSYGLGQALTDVFQTDTDARSAPYRPLVRGLVARRDVFVVSLAGLLACGVALALANPWNLLLALLAVLGLLAYSPLKRRFWAGPPCNSAVVALLPAMGLLCGEPSPVRALENPLLLPAMASAFFSYAVFVLLGYLKDVEADRPTGYVTLPVRFGRRATVLVSLVHAFVAIASSSLLVARGGAADASLVLLVLWATGAAGLLASHALAWNVRRDADASPAITASVVSFVALHLAEAALLLPALERLVLPVLAFVVVALLARPCREQV; encoded by the coding sequence GTGATCGCCGCGGCTTCCGCCGCTCCCGTGGCTCATTCCGGTCCCGCTCCCACCGGGCCGGCCGCTCGTCCTTCCGACCTCCGGTTCTGGGCCGCGTTCCTCGTGACGACGCGCCCGTATCTCATGCCGGTCTCGGGGGCCGCGGGCCTCGTCGGCCTCGCGATCGCCCCGCCGGAGAGCCTCGCGGCGGGCGCCCTCGCCTTCGCCGCGCTCTTCCTTTCGTACGGCCTCGGGCAGGCGCTGACCGACGTCTTCCAGACCGACACCGACGCCCGCTCGGCGCCGTACCGGCCGCTCGTCCGCGGCCTCGTCGCAAGGCGCGACGTCTTCGTCGTCAGCCTCGCGGGGCTCCTCGCCTGCGGGGTCGCCCTCGCCCTCGCGAATCCCTGGAATCTCCTCCTCGCGCTCCTCGCCGTCCTCGGGCTCCTCGCCTACTCGCCGCTCAAGCGGAGGTTCTGGGCCGGTCCGCCGTGCAACAGCGCCGTCGTCGCGCTCCTCCCGGCGATGGGCCTCCTCTGCGGGGAGCCGTCGCCCGTCCGCGCTCTCGAGAACCCGCTGCTCCTCCCGGCGATGGCGAGCGCCTTCTTCTCGTACGCCGTCTTCGTGCTTCTCGGCTACCTCAAGGACGTCGAGGCGGATCGCCCCACGGGCTACGTCACGCTCCCCGTCCGGTTCGGTCGCCGGGCCACCGTTCTCGTCAGCCTCGTCCACGCCTTCGTCGCGATCGCGTCCTCCTCGCTCCTCGTCGCCCGCGGCGGTGCCGCGGACGCGAGCCTCGTCCTCCTCGTCCTCTGGGCGACCGGGGCAGCAGGACTCCTCGCGTCCCACGCCCTCGCGTGGAACGTCCGCCGCGACGCGGACGCGAGCCCCGCCATCACGGCTTCGGTCGTTTCGTTCGTCGCCCTCCATCTCGCAGAGGCCGCGCTCCTCCTGCCCGCGCTCGAGCGCCTCGTTCTGCCCGTCCTCGCATTCGTCGTCGTCGCCCTCCTCGCCCGCCCCTGCCGGGAGCAGGTGTGA
- a CDS encoding aminotransferase class I/II-fold pyridoxal phosphate-dependent enzyme: MAKGAGALLMVDEAHATGVVGGTGRGSEELFGLPGRIDVLMGTFSKAAGAAGGYVVGPRDLVDYLRFFARSAVFTASLPASVFAAVAEAFRLMDEDPAPRERLHENARRFTDALEALGVAPLASGTPIVAVRVGPQSTLLRAGRALYDAGVRCGSVSYPAVPADGCLLRFTVNARHTNEELDRTAETLARVAARHGFLGASGPADDRDPVDGAPS; the protein is encoded by the coding sequence GTGGCCAAGGGCGCCGGGGCCCTCCTGATGGTCGACGAGGCGCACGCGACGGGCGTCGTCGGCGGGACCGGGCGAGGCAGCGAGGAGCTCTTCGGCCTCCCGGGCCGGATCGACGTCCTGATGGGGACCTTCTCGAAAGCTGCGGGCGCCGCCGGCGGCTACGTCGTCGGGCCGCGCGACCTCGTCGACTACCTCCGCTTCTTCGCGCGGTCCGCCGTCTTCACCGCCTCGCTTCCCGCCTCGGTCTTCGCGGCGGTCGCCGAGGCGTTCCGGCTGATGGACGAGGACCCCGCCCCCCGCGAGCGCCTCCACGAGAACGCCCGCCGCTTCACCGACGCGCTCGAGGCGCTGGGCGTTGCGCCCCTCGCCTCCGGGACCCCGATCGTCGCCGTCCGCGTCGGACCGCAGTCGACGCTCCTCCGCGCCGGGCGCGCGCTCTACGACGCCGGCGTCCGCTGCGGGAGCGTCTCCTACCCAGCTGTCCCCGCCGATGGGTGCCTCCTGCGCTTCACCGTCAACGCCCGTCACACGAACGAAGAGCTCGACAGGACGGCGGAGACGCTCGCGCGCGTCGCCGCGCGCCACGGATTCCTCGGGGCGAGCGGTCCCGCGGACGATCGCGACCCGGTGGATGGAGCGCCGTCGTGA
- a CDS encoding aminotransferase class I/II-fold pyridoxal phosphate-dependent enzyme yields MPRVLVDARLPARRGRLPDAVPSRAPLPARPRDRRPRPSHVAPKRLVCFDSNSYLGLHLHPRVTAAARKALDEAGAGTPSAPLLSGTSRWLRELEEVVAAFHGREAALVFPSGYAANIGILTGLLRPGDFAVRDRYSHASLHDGCRYSGARGSVYAHGDPASAARSFARDDGRGGKLLVTDGVFSMHGSVAPLPGSPRWPRAPGPS; encoded by the coding sequence CTGCCGCGAGTTCTCGTCGATGCTCGACTCCCTGCGCGCCGAGGGCGACTACCCGACGCAGTACCGTCTCGAGCTCCTCTCCCCGCTCGACCACGAGATCGTCGTCCGCGACCCTCTCACGTCGCACCCAAGCGGCTCGTCTGTTTCGACTCGAACAGCTATCTCGGCCTCCACCTCCACCCGCGCGTCACGGCCGCCGCCCGCAAGGCCCTCGACGAAGCGGGCGCGGGAACGCCGAGCGCCCCGCTCCTCTCGGGGACGAGCCGGTGGCTCCGCGAGCTCGAGGAGGTCGTGGCCGCCTTCCACGGCCGGGAAGCGGCGCTCGTCTTTCCCTCGGGCTATGCCGCGAACATCGGCATCCTGACCGGGCTCCTGCGGCCCGGCGACTTCGCCGTCCGCGACCGGTACTCCCACGCGAGCCTCCACGACGGCTGCCGCTATTCGGGTGCCCGCGGCAGCGTCTACGCCCATGGCGATCCGGCCTCCGCCGCGCGCTCCTTCGCGCGCGACGACGGCCGGGGCGGAAAGCTCCTCGTCACCGACGGCGTCTTCAGCATGCACGGAAGCGTCGCTCCGCTCCCGGGCTCGCCGCGGTGGCCAAGGGCGCCGGGGCCCTCCTGA
- a CDS encoding serine/threonine protein kinase — MRGVELIGRGARGEVWRAHDPRLGRNVAVKLLLDARSSPDALRELAKEARTASALSHPNIVAVHDVALDSDPPFLVLELVPGRTLAALVSAGPLPVPRALDLAAQIAGGLAAAHEAGLVHRDVKPANVLVTREGLAKILDFGLALLSAPAVSSPSDATIPGSAGTSPGVAVGTPAYMAPEQAEGHHVDFRADQFALGAVLHELLTGRRTFARASVVETLAAIVRDEPEPIPALPEPLDGPVRRILARCLAKDPEERYAATRDLARDLRDLATLASSRGPAPAAASGPPGAPSRRTVVAGLVLAAAAVALVLAGTGAGLLSRPAALPSFRQLTFRRGTVWTARFTPGGEEVVYGASWDGDPPHLFSTRIEGGPSVPLGQGDASLLAVSAPGELLVSLDARGWLPFLSIGTASRMPLVAGAPRPLLEGVASADYVAGSSDIVVVRRQDGFTRLEVRGRSTLFETSGWISHARCSRDGRFVAFLHHLVIPDDRGDVMLVGLAGEAPRILSAGWISLTGLAWGASGEEVWFTATGESGSRTLRAVSREGRAREVYRMPGNLTLHDVSRTGLILLAHDTMRIGASVLPQEGGERDVSWLEQTLLTDLSPDGRTLLFTEFGEGGGPRYSASLRPADGGPAVTLGSGFATALAVDGKHVLSFGPSASVGLGLVPTGTGPTTPVEIGPVVAPSWAGFVPGGKSFLVAGADEGQGVRLWHVPTANGPAHAISPPGVDARFSAGVPSPDGRTVAVAMDDGDLLFCSVDGGEPRRLATSPRALVPIAWIDEGRHLLAYARSGPAADVVRLDPGTGISVPVRKLQPSDPAGVIGIPTVRVTPDGRTWAWSYARILSELYVAEGLR, encoded by the coding sequence ATACGAGGTGTCGAGCTGATCGGGCGGGGAGCGCGGGGCGAGGTCTGGCGCGCCCACGATCCGAGGCTCGGACGGAACGTCGCGGTCAAGCTTCTCCTCGACGCGCGCTCCTCCCCGGACGCGCTGCGGGAGCTCGCGAAGGAAGCTCGGACGGCCTCGGCGCTCTCGCACCCGAACATCGTCGCCGTCCACGACGTCGCGCTCGACTCCGACCCGCCCTTCCTCGTCCTCGAGCTCGTCCCGGGGCGGACACTCGCCGCGCTCGTCTCTGCCGGGCCGCTCCCCGTCCCGCGCGCCCTCGACCTCGCGGCGCAGATCGCGGGGGGCCTCGCGGCCGCGCACGAGGCGGGACTCGTCCACCGGGACGTCAAGCCCGCGAACGTCCTCGTCACTCGCGAGGGGCTCGCGAAGATCCTCGACTTCGGCCTCGCGCTTCTCTCGGCCCCGGCCGTCTCGTCCCCGAGCGACGCGACGATCCCGGGCTCCGCCGGGACCTCTCCGGGTGTCGCCGTCGGCACGCCCGCCTACATGGCTCCGGAGCAGGCCGAAGGGCACCACGTCGACTTCCGGGCCGACCAGTTCGCTCTCGGGGCGGTCCTCCACGAGCTCCTGACGGGACGGCGGACCTTCGCGCGCGCATCGGTCGTCGAGACGCTCGCCGCCATCGTCCGCGACGAGCCCGAACCGATCCCGGCCCTGCCGGAGCCCCTCGACGGGCCGGTGAGACGCATCCTGGCGCGCTGCCTGGCGAAAGACCCCGAGGAGCGCTACGCCGCCACGCGCGACCTGGCCCGGGACCTCCGCGATCTCGCCACGCTCGCGAGCAGCCGGGGTCCCGCGCCCGCCGCAGCGTCGGGCCCCCCGGGGGCGCCCAGCCGGCGGACCGTGGTGGCGGGACTGGTCCTGGCCGCGGCCGCCGTCGCGCTCGTCCTCGCGGGAACCGGGGCCGGGCTCCTCTCCCGCCCCGCCGCGCTTCCCTCGTTCCGGCAGCTCACCTTCCGCCGCGGAACCGTCTGGACCGCGCGGTTCACGCCGGGTGGCGAGGAGGTCGTCTACGGCGCCTCGTGGGACGGCGACCCACCCCACCTCTTTTCCACGCGGATCGAGGGTGGCCCATCGGTCCCGCTCGGCCAGGGCGACGCAAGCCTCCTCGCCGTCTCTGCACCCGGCGAGCTTCTCGTCTCCCTCGACGCGCGAGGTTGGCTGCCTTTCCTTTCGATCGGCACGGCCTCCCGAATGCCGCTCGTCGCCGGCGCGCCCCGCCCGCTCCTCGAGGGCGTGGCCTCCGCCGACTACGTCGCCGGCTCCTCGGACATCGTCGTCGTTCGCCGACAGGATGGATTCACGCGGCTCGAGGTTCGAGGCCGGAGCACGCTTTTCGAGACTTCGGGCTGGATCAGCCACGCCCGATGCTCCCGGGACGGCCGGTTCGTCGCTTTCCTCCACCACCTGGTGATCCCGGACGACAGAGGGGACGTCATGCTCGTCGGGCTGGCCGGGGAAGCGCCGCGGATCCTTTCCGCTGGGTGGATCAGCCTCACCGGGCTCGCGTGGGGTGCGTCCGGCGAGGAGGTCTGGTTCACGGCGACCGGAGAGTCCGGATCGAGAACGCTGCGCGCCGTGTCCCGGGAGGGCAGGGCCCGCGAGGTCTACCGGATGCCGGGGAACCTCACGCTTCACGACGTCTCGAGGACGGGCCTCATCCTCCTGGCGCACGACACGATGCGGATCGGCGCGAGCGTGTTGCCTCAGGAAGGCGGGGAGCGCGACGTCTCCTGGCTCGAACAGACGCTCCTGACGGACCTCTCTCCCGACGGAAGAACGCTCCTCTTCACCGAGTTCGGCGAAGGGGGCGGCCCCCGCTACTCGGCTTCCCTGAGGCCTGCCGACGGGGGGCCTGCGGTCACACTCGGGAGCGGGTTCGCGACGGCGCTCGCCGTCGACGGAAAGCACGTCCTCTCGTTCGGGCCGAGCGCTTCGGTCGGCCTCGGCCTCGTCCCGACGGGGACGGGGCCGACGACGCCGGTGGAGATAGGTCCCGTCGTCGCGCCTTCCTGGGCCGGCTTCGTGCCAGGCGGGAAGTCCTTCCTCGTCGCCGGCGCGGATGAGGGCCAGGGCGTCCGCCTCTGGCACGTGCCCACGGCGAACGGTCCGGCGCACGCCATCTCCCCTCCAGGGGTGGACGCCCGATTCTCCGCCGGCGTGCCGTCACCCGACGGGCGAACGGTCGCGGTTGCGATGGACGACGGAGACCTCCTCTTCTGCTCCGTCGACGGCGGCGAGCCGCGGCGCCTCGCGACGTCTCCTCGCGCCCTGGTCCCGATCGCCTGGATCGACGAGGGCCGGCATCTCCTCGCCTATGCGCGCAGCGGCCCGGCCGCGGACGTCGTGCGCCTCGATCCCGGCACGGGGATCTCCGTCCCGGTCCGAAAGCTCCAGCCGTCCGATCCGGCGGGCGTCATCGGGATCCCCACCGTCCGCGTCACGCCCGACGGCCGGACGTGGGCCTGGTCGTACGCGCGCATCCTCTCCGAGCTCTACGTCGCCGAGGGGCTGAGATGA
- a CDS encoding outer membrane beta-barrel protein: protein MKKSMTLSVLALLALILVAPPVSADGFGMDLGIHGGVVGTDGGNGSSFVGGAQARFHLFWIIGAEARASYYSDSYDLGQLGSVDIENVPVQISGMLYLIKLPKVGLYILGGGTYSSLKVNGSDVVGMGEVTDSKWSAHAGAGLDIHLSKTISLNGDVRYVFLNADSVDEAFESAVADYNGDFWAGTIGLNFKLF, encoded by the coding sequence ATGAAGAAGTCCATGACTCTGTCGGTTCTCGCCCTGCTCGCGCTCATTCTCGTCGCCCCGCCCGTGTCGGCCGACGGTTTCGGCATGGATCTCGGCATTCACGGCGGTGTCGTCGGGACGGACGGGGGCAACGGGAGCAGCTTCGTCGGCGGCGCGCAGGCGCGCTTCCACCTCTTCTGGATCATCGGGGCCGAAGCCCGGGCGTCGTACTACAGCGACAGCTACGACCTCGGCCAGCTCGGCTCGGTCGACATCGAGAACGTCCCGGTCCAGATCTCCGGGATGCTCTACCTGATCAAGCTCCCGAAGGTCGGTCTCTACATCCTCGGCGGAGGCACCTACAGCAGCCTGAAGGTGAACGGGTCGGACGTGGTGGGGATGGGCGAGGTGACGGACTCGAAGTGGTCCGCGCACGCCGGCGCCGGACTCGACATCCACCTCAGCAAGACCATCTCGCTGAACGGCGACGTCCGTTACGTCTTCCTCAACGCGGACAGCGTCGACGAGGCCTTCGAGAGCGCCGTGGCCGACTACAACGGCGACTTCTGGGCGGGCACGATCGGCCTGAACTTCAAGCTGTTCTGA